A portion of the Microbulbifer agarilyticus genome contains these proteins:
- a CDS encoding c-type cytochrome yields the protein MKVVFNFVAALAVAAGAAVAVAQTQSVDEEIAERLAPAGKTCMQGDECAAAAPAASASAGGTRSGSDVYGAHCAACHMTGAAGAPKYEDVAAWAPRIAKGMDTLYTNAISGIGAMPAKGLCMTCSDDEIKAAVDYMVEGSK from the coding sequence ATGAAGGTTGTATTCAATTTTGTAGCGGCCCTGGCCGTAGCGGCGGGCGCAGCAGTAGCGGTAGCTCAGACCCAGTCTGTCGACGAAGAGATTGCCGAGCGCCTGGCGCCTGCTGGCAAGACCTGCATGCAGGGCGATGAGTGTGCGGCGGCAGCACCTGCAGCCAGCGCATCTGCCGGCGGCACCCGCAGCGGCAGCGATGTGTACGGCGCGCACTGCGCAGCGTGTCACATGACCGGCGCAGCTGGTGCACCCAAGTATGAAGATGTCGCTGCCTGGGCGCCGCGCATTGCCAAGGGCATGGATACTCTCTATACCAACGCCATCAGCGGTATCGGCGCGATGCCGGCGAAAGGTCTGTGTATGACCTGCTCCGACGACGAGATCAAGGCTGCCGTTGACTACATGGTAGAAGGTAGCAAGTAA